Genomic window (Bacillus pumilus):
GTAAATACAGTGCTGCTTCCGCATCCATAAAACAGCCCATCCCCATATTCACACCGTAGCCGAAGAACTCATCTTCTTTTAATTGTTTTGGGTTCCTGCCCTGCTCTTGTGGCAAGCTCCCATTCTATTGCTTGCTCGTTTGTAAACTTGATCATTGCATAGGGGACGCGTTCGTCACTGCTTTCTAATTGCTTTACTACAAGTAGAATAGGATATTTCCCTAGAGCAACCTTCCTCGTAAAAGGTTGGCCTCCTTCTGAAAAAAAGGATCACAGGCAACGATATGACCGCTCGTGATCTCGATATGGCCTAACTGTTTAGCAAATAATTGATCACCTTCAGGGCTGCTTTTGTTCTCTCCATTTTCAAACATTAAGTTTGTTGATCGATGTTGTACAAGGGCTCATTCCTTTCATTGTTTTTATGGGGCGTTTGGGATTATGTATTTTTCTCTGCTTTGTCTTTTATTTCTGTTTTAGTTCTAGTCTCCCTTTTTATCTGTCAATAAAAAATCTGTAACAAGACAAGCTTCATCACAATTCTCATCTATAGGCTTACAATGCAATTAACCCTCAACCGAATGGTTTGAAGGTCTTTTTTTTCACCTTCATTTAAAAGTAAATCACTCGATTTGATTTTGTACATTCTCGAATTCCTCCATACTCAGCTCATTTTCTCCTTCTACTATCCACTTTAATTTTTTAGTTGTAAGAGAGCTGCTGTTTTTGTAAGCGTCAGTTTGTGAAATCTCTAAAGTTTCATGAAACAAAAAAGCCCCTTCATCAAACGAAGGGGCTGGCAGTTAATTATTTTTCAGTAAGAACTCACATACAGTTGGCTGAATATGCTGTCTTTGAAGGCTCATTAATAAGTATTTGGTTTCGATATCAGAAGAAAATATTTTCTCCTTATAATGATCAAATTCTTTTCTTGTCGGCACTTCATTTTTCATCACTTCTTCAACAGAAATCCCAACCGCTTTCAATTTTTCATTTGTGGATGTTTTCTTGATTTCTAGAGACTCTTCTTCTCCATTTAAACGATTAGAGAAAATCCCTAAAATTTCAACGACAGCATCTACTTGCTCTTTCCTCAAATTATGATCCAAAGCAAACATGAAAAATGGATGGTCATCTCCGTCAATGATTGTCTTAAGTAAATAATTTTGATACTTGAGGAGTTCTATCTCTCTTTCTAAATCCATCGTGTCACTCCTTTGTTAATTATGCAATAATCAACATAATTGCCCACGCAATTGTTCGAGCAGAAGATGTTGGTATTCCCAATTCAAAGATCATGAAATCAATTAACCTTGCTTCAATACTGTTTGTAACACTGTCAAGAAAATCGGCAATTTGTTTGGAGTACTTTTTAACGTAATCTGCATTTTTCTTGCTCAAAATTTCCAGAAGGTCTCCTAGAAGTTTGCCGCCATTCCTTAATGCATAGACTAAACCGTCTTTTTTCAAACCTTTTGTACTTAGTGTAGGATCATTTACCACAGTATTATTAATTGTATTCGTTAGTTCATTTTGAACTGTAGCGTTTTGTAAAACGGTACTCTGCAATTCAACTTTAACTAGATTTTTTGCTTTTTTGTTCTCTGCTGCATACGTAGAAACTGGGGCTACAATTGAAAATAAAGTAGTCAATGCTAGTGTTCCTGCAATAATTTGTTTTTTCATTTAAAATTCTCCTTAAAAGCAGATGCATCCGCAAGAGTTTATTGGCCTAGAAATATATTAACAAATACAGGAATTTTTTTATACGCTTTTTCTTATATTTGAATAAATTTGGTATTTTAGGTATTATTTATTTAACAAAAAATAATCTTTATTACTCTTTTTGTAAAATTAATCACTCTATTATTCATACTGCTTTTCTCTCTCTCATACAGCTTCATGTGTCATCAGATTCATTTATAGAAAGTTTGCTATTTCACTATTTATTTTTGGGACGGTGATGATATGACTAAGGAGTACAGGTAATGACGAACCATCTACACCCTAAAGATCTAATCTTTCCAAAAGAGCTAAGGGATAAGAATATAAGAGAAAAAGGTTAAATGAAAAAACCCCTTCCAATTGAGAGGTTATGTTATTAACTATCTCCTTTTATATATTTCTTAATGAATGTTTCGCTAATCATGGTTACGATATAGATCGCAACCGTTAAAATCAGCATCAACGGAAACATGCTTAAACGATGATCTGCAACGTATACAATGATCCCCACAATGACAGCCACTACGATTGCCGTTAAAATATGCTTCACCACCCTCACCCCTTTGTATAAATCATATACATTTTATTACATATAAGGTTTAATTAAAATAACTTCCATGAAATCAGATATACGAAAGCCTAACTTAATTCCGGCTACAAAAAACATCAAATTTCGTTTGTTCCGCTCTTAAAGCCGATTGCTAACCCCATTTTTGTTCGTAATATTTCAATATGCTAAAATTAACAAAAATTATATAATGGATAAATCAAGAGGTCATTAAGTGACGCAACAAATCAAGCTGTTTCAAGCTTTGAAATATCGCTAACTGAAGCAAATCATGAACGTACCGATTTCATCTAATAAAGTAATACAGGAAATAAGAAATGCTCTTTGTTGTTCACGGAGAACTCTGTCATCATCAGGGAATAATTAAAATTAAAGAAAAAATATAGGGTTCTAGTATTGAACAAACTTCGGAGATGAAGAAGCAAGCATCATTGGATCAAAGTGAAGCTCTTTTGGTCTCGGAATTTCACTTGACATGGTCTCTATTTTCAATAAATAGTCAGTTCCGAAACTCAATAATTTTTTAGTTAATAGTTGAGCCCCCTCACCAAATATATGAGGGGGCTCATTTTCTCTTTTATTCTTCTAATCCTGCTTTAAAAATATCAGATGCATTTAACCCTTCCGGTAAACTAACAGCTAGATTATCTATTAGTTCTTGCCATATCTTAACTTTATTTTCTTCGTTAACAATAACATCAGCACCGTGACCTTTCCAATACTCTTGAAGTTTATCTAATTCTATTTCGCTTAATATTCTTTCAATTTTTTTGGCATTAACATATAGTTTACCATATACTTTAGGAATTATTTGTGGTTCTCCGCACACTTCTATATCCGCTTTACCACCTGCACTAAAAACATCTCTCAATGAGGAACTGACAATTTGATACTCTTGTAAGAGATAAACAGACAGGTTTAAATATTTTGTTGAGCTATTTGAGAAAACCTCTGGAAACAGGGCCATTCCCTCGGCGATAATATCTTGCTTTTTGTGCTCCTGTAATTTTCTAAATTCCTTAACTCTTGGACTTACACTTTCTTCTTCGTCTAGCCACCATAAAGACTCACCTTCACCGAGTGTACTCCGAACATAATCTTTTAGCACTTTGGATTTTTCTAATGAATTCATTGCTTTGAATTCTTCATATGTAATACCTATTTTATGTAAAATAGATTCACCACTCCCAACCTCCATATTCAGGAAAAACCTTGGTGAATGTGTAACTTTAATATCGGCCAAACAATCCTCATAATATCTATGTATAACTTCAATTTTTTTCCCAACTTTACGACCAAAGAATGCGTATATTTGATCTGTTACTTCTTTCCTCAAAGTACCTTCAAAAATGCTATTACCCGTAGATTCCCACTTCTCACTTTTTGTGT
Coding sequences:
- a CDS encoding DUF4241 domain-containing protein, with product MPQEQGRNPKQLKEDEFFGYGVNMGMGCFMDAEAALYLQAYEDNRYKEDNDFYLYEEFAETLEQN
- a CDS encoding DUF1878 family protein codes for the protein MDLEREIELLKYQNYLLKTIIDGDDHPFFMFALDHNLRKEQVDAVVEILGIFSNRLNGEEESLEIKKTSTNEKLKAVGISVEEVMKNEVPTRKEFDHYKEKIFSSDIETKYLLMSLQRQHIQPTVCEFLLKNN